A section of the Anabaena cylindrica PCC 7122 genome encodes:
- a CDS encoding CHAT domain-containing protein — MAFRIKQTRWLYAGLSILSLLLVFFGTPVKASPTVTTTPIISASQATNGLEQGRNLYRAGRFTEAITAWQTAAQQYQTQGDRLNEALSLSYLSLAQQEMNQWEPAQNSIEQSLKILQRAKPAADAIIWAQTLNTQASLHLRTGKAETAIENWQQAQKYYEQAGDTTGSLGSQINQAQALQSLGFYRRSRQQLETLTQKLAAMPDSEVKVSGLRSLGWALQAIGDDKSQQVLEQSLETANKIQAKTQLSSILLSLGKNASHLQNPETALNYFDDAQQAAANPNEELQARLAQFKLLIDYDKLEYAIPLAPQLRQQLAEIPPSHDSLYAAINFVATLNQLAKTNEVLPNKDLAELMAVTVKSAQKIQDAPAEAHALYQLGQLYIRTQQWSESKKLAEKSLNIARQLQADDIIAQAAWQVGKLYKQEGNKSAAITAYTEAVNSLKALRGDMVAVNPDVQFSFRESVEPVYRELVGLLLDEQPTQAELIQARELIESLQVAELDNFFREACLDKAQQIDKVDPTATVIYPIILSDRLAVILSQTGKPLRYYVTQKSQAEIEQTLNNLFVALNPVSDSKERQKLTEQIYDWLIRPAEQEKAFQDTKTLVFVLDGKLRNIPMAALYDGKQYLIEKYAIALSPGLQLMAAHPLQQNKINAIVGGISKSRAGFSALPAVESEVKQISKSIPSQVLLNQEFTNQSFGDRIKSANIDVVHLATHGQFSSRLEDTYLLTWDGRISVNELSELLKNRGGDSSKAIELLVLSACDTATGDDRAVLGLAGLAVKSGARSTIATLWPVKDKAAEILMTRFYEQLRQPKITKAEALRQAQINVIRQTDFHDPFFWSTFVLVGNWN, encoded by the coding sequence ATGGCTTTCCGAATTAAACAAACTCGTTGGCTGTATGCTGGCTTAAGTATATTAAGTTTATTACTAGTGTTTTTCGGTACACCTGTTAAAGCATCTCCAACAGTAACAACAACACCGATTATTTCGGCTTCCCAAGCTACTAACGGACTAGAACAGGGGCGAAATCTCTATCGTGCGGGACGTTTTACTGAAGCTATTACAGCTTGGCAAACAGCAGCGCAACAATATCAAACTCAGGGCGATCGCTTAAATGAGGCTTTGAGTTTGAGTTATCTTTCCTTAGCACAACAGGAAATGAACCAGTGGGAACCAGCCCAAAATTCCATCGAGCAAAGTCTCAAAATTTTACAACGTGCTAAACCTGCTGCTGATGCAATTATCTGGGCGCAAACACTGAATACCCAAGCAAGTTTACACTTGCGTACTGGTAAAGCTGAAACTGCCATTGAAAACTGGCAACAAGCACAAAAATATTATGAGCAGGCTGGCGATACAACAGGCAGTCTGGGTAGTCAAATTAACCAAGCACAAGCTTTACAAAGTTTGGGATTTTACCGTCGTTCGAGACAACAACTAGAAACACTAACGCAAAAATTGGCGGCAATGCCAGATTCGGAAGTTAAAGTTAGTGGATTGCGATCGCTTGGATGGGCTTTACAAGCAATCGGTGATGACAAAAGCCAGCAAGTTTTGGAACAAAGTTTAGAGACAGCAAATAAAATTCAAGCCAAAACTCAGTTAAGTTCTATCCTTTTAAGTCTAGGAAAAAACGCCTCACATTTGCAAAATCCAGAAACGGCATTAAATTACTTTGACGATGCCCAACAAGCTGCTGCTAACCCAAATGAAGAGTTGCAAGCACGTTTGGCTCAATTCAAATTGTTGATCGATTACGACAAACTGGAATATGCAATTCCCCTTGCTCCTCAATTGCGACAACAACTGGCAGAAATACCACCCAGTCACGATTCTCTTTACGCAGCGATTAATTTTGTGGCGACCCTCAATCAATTGGCAAAAACCAACGAAGTTTTACCAAACAAAGACCTAGCAGAACTCATGGCAGTTACAGTAAAATCTGCCCAAAAAATTCAGGATGCCCCCGCAGAAGCACACGCACTATATCAGTTGGGACAACTTTATATCCGCACACAGCAATGGTCTGAGTCCAAGAAATTAGCAGAAAAATCTCTCAATATAGCCCGTCAACTCCAAGCTGACGATATCATTGCTCAAGCGGCATGGCAGGTAGGAAAGTTATATAAGCAAGAAGGCAATAAATCGGCAGCAATTACAGCTTATACAGAAGCAGTTAATTCCTTGAAGGCACTGCGCGGGGATATGGTTGCTGTTAACCCAGATGTCCAATTTTCTTTCCGCGAAAGCGTGGAGCCTGTATATCGGGAACTGGTGGGGTTACTTCTGGATGAACAACCAACACAGGCAGAATTAATACAAGCTCGTGAATTAATTGAATCATTGCAAGTTGCTGAACTCGATAACTTTTTCCGGGAAGCTTGTTTAGATAAAGCGCAGCAGATTGACAAAGTTGATCCTACAGCAACAGTTATTTACCCAATTATCTTAAGCGATCGCTTGGCAGTGATTCTCTCCCAAACGGGAAAACCTCTGCGTTACTATGTTACTCAAAAATCTCAGGCAGAAATTGAACAAACTCTAAATAATTTGTTCGTTGCCCTCAACCCAGTTTCCGATTCTAAAGAGCGGCAGAAACTTACCGAACAAATTTATGACTGGTTGATTCGTCCAGCAGAACAGGAAAAAGCTTTTCAAGATACCAAGACATTAGTGTTTGTTTTGGATGGAAAGTTGCGTAACATTCCCATGGCAGCTTTGTATGATGGTAAGCAATATTTGATTGAAAAATATGCCATTGCCCTGTCGCCAGGATTGCAACTCATGGCTGCTCATCCACTCCAGCAAAACAAAATTAATGCGATCGTAGGCGGTATTAGCAAGTCTCGCGCTGGGTTTTCTGCCTTACCTGCGGTGGAGTCAGAAGTTAAGCAAATATCTAAGTCAATACCATCTCAGGTTTTACTCAACCAAGAATTTACCAATCAATCCTTTGGCGATCGTATTAAGTCCGCTAATATTGATGTTGTTCACCTGGCAACCCACGGACAATTTAGCTCTCGTCTTGAAGATACCTACTTACTGACCTGGGATGGACGCATTAGTGTCAACGAACTGTCAGAACTGCTCAAAAATCGTGGAGGAGATTCATCAAAAGCAATTGAATTACTGGTACTAAGTGCCTGTGATACTGCCACTGGAGATGATCGCGCCGTTCTCGGTCTAGCTGGTTTAGCCGTTAAATCTGGTGCGCGTTCTACCATTGCCACCCTTTGGCCAGTCAAAGATAAAGCCGCAGAAATACTGATGACTCGCTTCTATGAACAACTGCGACAGCCAAAAATTACTAAAGCTGAAGCATTGCGTCAAGCACAAATAAATGTGATTCGTCAAACTGATTTTCACGATCCATTCTTTTGGTCTACTTTTGTTTTAGTTGGAAATTGGAATTAA
- a CDS encoding filamentous hemagglutinin N-terminal domain-containing protein, with the protein MRVSYVGLGLLNQLALGLMLIWCHTAHAQVTHDGTTNTTVKTVGNDFAILNGIEKGNNLFHSFSNFSVPTGGSATFDLTNTPNITTIFSRVTGGNISHIDGLIQTLNGNHATSLFLMNPNGIIFGENARLNIGGSFVGTTANSIKFADGVEFSAVNANTTSLLTMSVPVGLQMGSNPGAITVQGSGHDAQTGISLPVSEPNLGTKGLQLQPGKTLALVGGNVALAGGLLWTPGGRIELGSITNSSVVLNSIPQGFTLSYPNPASFGDIQITQKALASTRDSTGKRGGDIQIQGKQVSIRDGSLILVQNLSNQTAGNIAINATESLDIIGKSPDFNSSSGLVNETISSGAGGNIIITTPRLNIDQGGYILNRTFSTALGGNIALNTDQIRVNGFAIGDPSPFRAVSQIFTASFGTGKGGNIAISTQNLSILAGANVAARPYDSGNGGDVVVKADTIQVTGEGAPDGLYFSLLSTATFGLSNAGDLKIDTRTLSVQAGGRVSASSIILGNAGSLTINASELIDVSGVKNSQSPSYIGTAVIPVFGVSNANSGNTTINTPVLNISNGATVFIRNTGSGNAGTLNINANTLRLDNGASISASTAAGEGGNTNLQLRDLLIMRNGSFINAEAGGSGNSGNITINAPIIVGLENSDIIANAVKGRGGNIQIATQGIIGLEYRNLLNPREVPSNDVTASSQFNVSGTVQINNIGVDPNSGLVELPGNVTDSSQQIATGCADTTSSSFVATGRGGIPQNPNQQLGSDVYHGRHLSTWSDIRDISAYRQTKEAQAQVPKSSEVLVQSIGWRRNANGKIELIGAQSPAHLPSYSTCTAGSQS; encoded by the coding sequence ATGAGAGTAAGTTATGTCGGTTTAGGTTTGCTGAATCAACTGGCATTAGGTTTAATGCTGATTTGGTGTCATACGGCTCATGCTCAAGTCACACATGATGGCACCACTAACACCACTGTCAAAACAGTTGGTAATGATTTTGCTATTCTTAACGGCATAGAAAAAGGTAATAATTTATTCCATAGCTTTAGTAATTTCTCAGTACCAACAGGCGGTTCAGCAACCTTTGATTTAACCAATACGCCCAACATTACAACTATCTTTAGTCGGGTTACGGGTGGAAATATTTCCCATATTGATGGCTTGATTCAAACCCTCAACGGTAATCATGCCACCAGTTTATTTTTGATGAATCCCAACGGAATTATATTTGGAGAAAACGCTCGCTTGAATATTGGTGGGTCTTTTGTGGGGACGACAGCCAATAGTATTAAATTTGCTGATGGAGTTGAATTTAGTGCTGTTAACGCGAACACAACTTCTTTGCTGACGATGAGTGTACCTGTGGGTTTGCAAATGGGCAGTAATCCTGGTGCAATTACCGTTCAAGGATCAGGACACGATGCTCAAACAGGCATATCGCTTCCAGTCTCTGAACCGAACCTAGGTACAAAAGGATTGCAGTTGCAACCTGGAAAAACCCTAGCATTGGTAGGTGGAAATGTTGCTTTGGCAGGAGGATTGCTCTGGACACCGGGAGGACGAATAGAACTTGGTAGTATCACTAACTCAAGCGTTGTCCTCAATTCCATCCCTCAAGGATTCACCCTCAGTTATCCCAATCCTGCGAGTTTTGGGGATATTCAGATAACTCAAAAAGCTTTAGCATCTACACGCGACTCCACTGGGAAAAGGGGAGGAGACATCCAAATTCAGGGGAAACAGGTCAGTATCCGAGATGGTTCGCTGATATTAGTACAAAATCTCAGCAATCAAACTGCTGGTAATATTGCCATCAATGCCACAGAGTCCCTCGATATCATCGGCAAGTCTCCTGATTTTAATAGTTCTAGCGGTTTAGTTAATGAAACTATATCCTCTGGTGCGGGAGGGAATATTATCATTACCACTCCACGATTGAATATTGATCAAGGTGGCTATATCTTAAACCGTACTTTTAGCACAGCACTAGGTGGCAACATTGCGCTCAATACTGATCAAATACGGGTTAACGGTTTTGCAATTGGTGATCCTTCTCCTTTTCGAGCAGTCAGCCAGATATTTACTGCTTCCTTTGGGACTGGGAAAGGTGGAAATATTGCCATCTCCACTCAAAATCTGTCTATTTTAGCCGGCGCTAATGTGGCAGCAAGGCCCTATGATTCAGGTAATGGTGGCGATGTTGTAGTGAAGGCAGATACGATTCAGGTGACAGGTGAGGGAGCGCCAGACGGTCTTTATTTTAGTCTGTTGTCTACTGCCACATTCGGGCTTAGTAATGCAGGAGATTTGAAAATTGATACCCGTACACTTTCGGTTCAAGCTGGCGGTAGAGTGTCTGCTTCTAGCATAATTTTAGGAAATGCGGGTTCACTGACTATCAACGCGTCTGAATTGATTGATGTGAGTGGTGTAAAAAATTCTCAAAGTCCCAGCTATATTGGTACGGCTGTTATTCCTGTTTTTGGAGTTTCTAACGCTAATTCTGGTAATACCACGATTAACACCCCAGTTCTTAATATCAGTAATGGTGCAACGGTCTTTATCAGAAATACTGGCTCTGGCAACGCTGGCACACTGAATATTAATGCGAATACCTTACGACTAGACAATGGGGCAAGCATTTCTGCATCTACAGCAGCAGGTGAAGGTGGTAACACTAATTTGCAACTACGGGATCTGCTAATTATGCGTAATGGTAGTTTTATTAATGCGGAAGCTGGTGGAAGTGGTAATAGCGGCAATATTACTATCAATGCCCCGATCATTGTCGGTTTAGAAAACAGTGACATTATTGCCAATGCAGTTAAAGGAAGAGGTGGCAACATTCAAATTGCAACTCAGGGAATTATCGGACTAGAGTACCGTAATCTTCTCAATCCTAGAGAAGTTCCTAGCAATGATGTGACTGCAAGCTCGCAATTTAATGTCAGTGGCACGGTTCAAATCAATAACATCGGTGTTGATCCCAATTCTGGTTTAGTGGAATTGCCAGGAAATGTTACTGACTCATCGCAACAGATAGCAACAGGTTGTGCTGATACTACTAGTAGTAGTTTTGTGGCTACAGGACGGGGCGGAATACCGCAAAATCCCAATCAACAATTAGGGAGCGATGTCTACCACGGGCGACACCTAAGCACTTGGTCTGATATCCGCGATATCTCTGCATACCGTCAAACAAAGGAAGCACAAGCTCAAGTACCCAAATCTTCAGAGGTGCTTGTCCAATCTATAGGTTGGCGACGTAATGCTAATGGCAAAATTGAGTTAATCGGAGCTCAATCGCCTGCTCATCTGCCATCATACTCAACTTGTACTGCCGGTTCCCAAAGTTAA
- a CDS encoding DUF928 domain-containing protein, with the protein MKRRYLVSALSVTALLTSSIWTSAYAVKFTPPATNSAPSQATGGASRGNLFTPPARNSAPSQATGGASRGNLFTPAQGNSAPKQASGGASRGNLFTPAKGNSTPQQASGGASRGNLFTPAKGNSAPQQANGGASRVGIYYLNPSTAGASGSAALIALLPQSFYGTTVSERPTIMVHLPASNAEEAVFSLKDESGNMHYTTTIPVAKKVGVVAFKLPANAPNLAVGKKYQWFLALKVNGQLSPSTPYVDGWIQRIYPSADVATAMQQKDALKQATAFGANGVWYDCLATLATLQAAQPNNPSITKQWEELLSSVNLKEIVKAPLVSVN; encoded by the coding sequence ATGAAACGTCGATATTTAGTTAGTGCATTGAGCGTAACCGCTCTTTTGACTAGCAGTATATGGACTAGTGCCTATGCTGTCAAATTTACTCCCCCTGCCACCAATAGCGCTCCTAGCCAAGCAACAGGAGGAGCTTCCAGAGGTAATTTATTTACTCCCCCGGCTAGAAATAGCGCTCCTAGCCAAGCAACAGGAGGAGCTTCCAGGGGCAATTTATTTACCCCTGCTCAAGGTAATAGCGCTCCCAAACAGGCAAGCGGTGGGGCTTCCAGAGGCAATTTATTTACCCCTGCTAAAGGTAACAGCACTCCCCAACAGGCAAGTGGTGGGGCTTCCAGAGGCAATTTATTTACCCCTGCTAAAGGTAACAGCGCTCCCCAACAGGCAAATGGTGGCGCTTCTCGCGTTGGTATTTACTACTTGAATCCTTCGACTGCTGGAGCATCTGGTTCAGCAGCCTTAATTGCGCTTCTGCCTCAAAGCTTCTATGGCACAACAGTGTCAGAACGCCCTACGATTATGGTGCATCTACCTGCTTCTAATGCGGAAGAAGCTGTATTCAGCCTGAAGGATGAATCTGGTAATATGCATTACACCACAACTATCCCAGTTGCTAAAAAAGTTGGTGTAGTTGCCTTTAAATTGCCTGCGAATGCGCCCAATTTAGCTGTTGGTAAGAAGTACCAATGGTTCCTAGCCCTGAAGGTAAACGGGCAACTTAGCCCTAGTACACCTTACGTTGATGGATGGATTCAGCGCATCTATCCTAGTGCTGATGTGGCAACGGCAATGCAACAAAAAGATGCTCTGAAACAGGCGACTGCTTTTGGTGCAAATGGAGTGTGGTATGACTGTTTAGCGACACTAGCTACCTTACAAGCTGCCCAGCCCAATAACCCAAGCATAACCAAACAATGGGAAGAACTTCTTTCTTCGGTGAACTTGAAGGAAATTGTAAAAGCTCCATTAGTATCTGTCAACTAG
- a CDS encoding filamentous hemagglutinin N-terminal domain-containing protein, with protein MYFLSKILVRWSNEFLFFGLALLALSPIIMGETVVLAEIQPDTTLGNEASLVKQEVDIQGTIGDVHDGLHLRIDGGAVRGANLFHSFREFSIGEGQRVYFSNPTGIENMLTRITGNNRSDILGTLGVLGNANLFLINPNGIVFGQNARLDVGGSFLASTAASFMFGDGLLFSAKNPQLAPLLAINVPIGLQFGATPGTISDRSITTDTNGKIVGLQVPLAKTLALIGGDIALEGGYLTAESGRIKLGSVAGNNFVGINPNSYGWDLNYSGITNFRDIKLSQGARASIAGNGGNAIEVQARNLFLNAGSQLDANTTGTATGGNITVNTSESVELTGRSTGGEFPSGLISRSGNTGNSGNIYITTQRLKVRDRATISSDTFNAGNAGDITVNVSESVEVFGSKDTQGGSLSADSQPNSTGNAGNVNITTGKLIIRDGGQVSSSTFGTGNGGNLTIIAADSVEVNGVNPSDIFSSVLATQSDQTAAGLSGNLTIQTQSLVIKDGAFVSASNRGQGLGGKLEIIATKSVAVTGVSFLVEYPTYLQVDGLGKGGAGDLIITTPFLLVDDRARISVSTISGQGGNIFINVGTVLLNRHAVIESDADPSANAFPKPDITIDSTANGGNTTINADNLVLADNSSITANAVKGQGGNINIRVQGFFVSPESIISASSQLGIDGVIEIKKPDADPSNGLVELPNNLVDASKLITQSCRGNEETTAGQQSEFIITGRGGLPSNPSELLSSDAVWQDLQPHALLNEKLNNSQKEEKKLSESPAAIVEAQNWVIGADGSVTLVAQAPTTSPQNSSLTSVSCPVAQN; from the coding sequence ATGTATTTTTTAAGCAAAATTTTGGTTAGGTGGTCAAACGAGTTTTTGTTTTTTGGGTTAGCACTCCTGGCACTAAGTCCCATTATTATGGGAGAAACCGTTGTCCTTGCTGAAATTCAACCTGATACTACATTGGGCAATGAAGCCTCTCTGGTAAAACAGGAGGTTGATATTCAAGGAACAATAGGCGATGTCCACGACGGGCTACACCTACGCATTGATGGTGGTGCAGTCCGAGGCGCAAACCTATTTCACAGCTTTCGTGAATTTAGCATTGGTGAGGGGCAAAGAGTCTACTTTTCCAACCCCACAGGCATAGAAAATATGCTCACACGAATCACGGGAAACAACCGTTCTGATATTTTGGGGACACTTGGGGTTTTGGGTAATGCCAACTTATTTTTGATCAACCCCAACGGCATAGTTTTTGGGCAAAATGCAAGATTGGATGTGGGCGGTTCTTTTCTTGCCAGCACAGCGGCTAGTTTTATGTTTGGTGATGGCTTATTATTCAGTGCCAAAAATCCGCAACTAGCGCCGCTATTAGCTATTAATGTACCCATTGGCTTACAATTTGGGGCTACGCCAGGAACAATTAGCGATCGCTCCATTACAACTGATACCAACGGAAAAATAGTAGGTTTACAAGTACCTCTTGCCAAAACTTTAGCACTCATAGGCGGAGATATTGCCCTGGAAGGAGGATACCTCACCGCCGAAAGCGGACGCATCAAATTAGGTAGTGTCGCTGGAAACAACTTTGTCGGGATCAACCCAAATAGTTATGGCTGGGATTTAAATTACTCAGGAATAACAAATTTCCGTGATATTAAACTCTCCCAGGGTGCGCGAGCCAGTATTGCCGGTAATGGAGGTAATGCCATAGAAGTACAAGCAAGAAACTTGTTTTTAAATGCAGGCTCTCAACTAGATGCCAATACCACAGGGACAGCAACCGGAGGAAATATAACAGTCAATACATCTGAGTCCGTCGAACTGACTGGTAGATCAACTGGTGGAGAGTTTCCCAGTGGGTTAATATCTAGAAGCGGCAATACAGGGAATTCAGGAAATATTTATATCACTACCCAACGATTAAAAGTGCGAGACAGAGCAACTATCTCAAGTGATACTTTTAATGCTGGGAATGCAGGTGATATCACGGTCAATGTGTCTGAGTCTGTGGAAGTGTTTGGCAGCAAAGATACTCAAGGTGGTTCTTTAAGTGCTGATAGCCAACCCAACTCAACAGGCAATGCAGGGAACGTCAACATTACCACAGGAAAGTTAATTATCCGTGATGGTGGTCAAGTAAGTTCTAGCACCTTTGGCACAGGAAATGGGGGAAATCTGACTATTATCGCTGCTGATTCAGTGGAAGTGAACGGTGTAAATCCCAGTGATATATTTAGTAGTGTTTTAGCTACTCAAAGCGACCAAACAGCCGCAGGACTTAGCGGTAATTTAACAATTCAAACCCAAAGCTTGGTAATAAAAGATGGAGCCTTTGTTTCCGCCTCCAATCGTGGACAAGGGCTAGGAGGTAAATTAGAAATAATTGCCACAAAATCTGTTGCCGTTACAGGTGTCTCATTCTTAGTTGAATACCCCACTTATTTACAAGTTGATGGATTGGGAAAAGGAGGAGCAGGTGATTTAATCATTACAACCCCTTTCCTTTTAGTAGATGATCGAGCCAGAATTAGTGTTTCTACCATATCAGGACAGGGTGGTAACATCTTCATTAATGTCGGCACAGTACTTTTAAATCGTCATGCTGTCATTGAAAGTGACGCAGACCCCAGTGCCAACGCTTTCCCAAAACCAGATATTACTATTGACAGCACAGCCAATGGAGGCAATACGACTATCAACGCAGATAACTTAGTCCTGGCAGATAATAGCTCAATTACTGCCAATGCTGTCAAAGGTCAAGGGGGGAACATCAATATTCGTGTGCAAGGATTTTTTGTATCTCCAGAGAGTATCATCTCTGCTAGTTCCCAGCTTGGTATTGATGGAGTGATAGAAATCAAAAAACCTGATGCCGACCCTAGTAATGGATTAGTAGAATTGCCTAATAATTTAGTAGACGCTTCCAAATTAATTACCCAAAGCTGTCGAGGTAATGAAGAAACAACAGCCGGTCAACAAAGTGAATTTATAATCACTGGAAGGGGTGGTTTACCATCTAATCCCAGCGAACTTTTAAGCAGTGATGCAGTTTGGCAAGACTTACAACCCCATGCTTTGCTGAATGAAAAACTCAATAACTCTCAAAAAGAAGAGAAAAAACTTTCTGAATCACCTGCTGCAATTGTAGAAGCTCAAAATTGGGTAATTGGTGCTGATGGTAGTGTCACTTTGGTAGCTCAAGCACCTACTACTAGTCCTCAAAATTCCTCACTTACATCTGTTAGTTGTCCAGTTGCCCAAAACTAA